In Podospora pseudopauciseta strain CBS 411.78 chromosome 3, whole genome shotgun sequence, one genomic interval encodes:
- the BUD6 gene encoding Bud site selection protein 6 (EggNog:ENOG503NVUH; COG:S; BUSCO:EOG09261I1I): protein MTSIRSSQRRSPGAELGPPPNLQQRSISPAVGVGTNRPVAPRASTSSRPMQPVSGSLNRSDGTRRTNSSASTSVPLSQIEKSVTHLLVATKQLLETLTQWSRGNATDTQVSDVYVRLGYEFNMACRAFTAINVDTSDLGNVPELLRNILESTLSQEASVESLDRYLPQIRDIIINLLHGLKRKQTRLRQRQQRERENGQPSDQGGSGDGPTAPNPPGRTTSTSTMGSVNSGLTTLLNEGLEDGGYRPQSQRDDGRNNINNSPTRRYLSQREQSRGSANSGESSLSSNTMQNIPVMPPYPGDETMPSGPSAGDMSSLDNFPPPPPPPKQSQQSALAALQRGGDLERRASRRYSAYQISKLVGAQGVPMLPPQTTPIPNRGRGEMRESMRAISTRDNARHQRNKSSRAAPMDASSPMRVPSRVLEESESGPVELPASRPETAEPESPEERFRPSATLTSPPADVMPAAGLDEEEEEKPPKAPPKSAAVARAPTPDKPSSSFGMDNTPPATKELTLFLQYKSKVKKFVLPEGYEELSIGRLQLAFIEKFSWNTQQNGADLPDIYIQDPISGVRHELEDLSDIKDRTVLVLNIETLDEVKKHIDEGIGSLKKIVEEVKQNVDDHGAALLRVAERQNETARDVARLAAAPPPAIMSPAMDSPKSVASAAGVAARKLSTSQITEIQSLRRDLAVLRQTYSNFQSDIQSSMSALRSKANSVKATAAKIAVPDIEGDSGRAYVINGRKQLNTDSDRLVNKVDDLQDLVEDLRKDVVHRGVRPLPRQLESVTKDITQLTKELNKMEEYMKQEKPVWTKIWEKELEDVCQGRDELRVMEDLIVDLRDDLEKASETFALVEQATKEQMKDAGLNGGAVEGRPVLRQFSKGLNSINSNAFVDPRDAKEGVLGEVRALQPNHENRLEAIERAEKLRQKELETRMQNPLKKELTNFVEEGRLKKSGGVEEVERARKAKEERIRREVWERQNGIIPEDPVGEEAAEGEVNGTGAGEEGSRDKENGEVRDEQL from the exons ATGACTTCGATACGAAGCTCGCAGCGACGCTCGCCCGGCGCAGAGTTGGGCCCTCCGCCAAACCTCCAGCAACGATCCATCTCTCCCGCCGTCGGCGTCGGCACCAACCGCCCCGTTGCGCCCCGGGCATCTACATCATCGAGGCCTATGCAGCCTGTCAGCGGGAGCTTGAATAGGAGCGATGGCACTCGGCGGACCAAT TCGTCAGCAAGTACTTCCGTGCCCCTCTCCCAAATCGAAAAGAGCGTAACACACCTGCTGGTTGCCACGAAGCAGCTATTGGAAACTCTGACGCAATGGTCCCGAGGAAACGCTACCGACACGCAGGTGTCCGATGTCTATGTCCGCTTGGGATACGAGTTCAACATGGCCTGCCGGGCCTTTACAGCCATTAATGTCGATACATCTGACCTCGGAAATGTGCCAGAGCTGCTAAGGAATATTTTAGAGTCTACTTTGAGCCAGGAAGCGAGTGTGGAGAGTCTGGATAGATACTTGCCACAGATCcgcgacatcatcatcaacttgcTGCATGGGCTGAAGAGAAAGCAAACAAGATTGCGTCAAAGGcaacagagagagagggaaaacGGACAACCGAGCGATCAGGGAGGCTCGGGGGATGGCCCAACTGCACCCAACCCTCCTGGACGGACGACCAGCACGAGCACCATGGGAAGCGTCAACTCGGGACTAACGACACTACTGAACGAGGGACTGGAGGATGGCGGATATCGGCCACAGAGCCAACGAGATGATGGAAGGAATAATATCAACAACTCCCCTACCAGACGATATTTGTCGCAACGAGAGCAGTCTCGCGGTTCGGCCAACTCGGGGGAGTCCAGCCTTTCCAGCAACACGATGCAGAACATTCCGGTCATGCCCCCTTATCCCGGCGATGAGACGATGCCTTCAGGACCCTCGGCCGGCGATATGAGTAGCTTGGACAACTtcccaccgcctcctccgccaccaaaGCAATCTCAGCAAAGTGCCCTGGCGGCCTTGCAGAGGGGCGGTGATCTCGAGAGACGCGCCTCACGCAGATACTCGGCCTACCAGATCTCCAAGCTGGTGGGCGCTCAGGGGGTTCCTATGCTCCCACCGCAGACCACGCCGATTCCGAATCGCGGCCGAGGAGAGATGAGGGAGTCGATGCGGGCGATTTCTACGAGGGATAATGCTCGGCATCAGCGAAACAAGTCTTCGCGTGCGGCACCTATGGATGCATCGTCGCCGATGCGGGTTCCGAGCAGAGTGTTGGAGGAGTCCGAGAGCGGTCCGGTGGAACTCCCGGCATCAAGGCCAGAAACCGCCGAGCCTGAATCTCCAGAGGAAAGGTTCAGGCCGAGCGCTACTTTGACGAGCCCGCCAGCTGATGTGATGCCAGCAGCCGGCctggatgaggaagaggaggagaagccccCCAAAGCACCCCCAAAGTCTGCCGCAGTTGCTCGTGCTCCTACCCCTGACAAGCCGTCGAGTTCGTTTGGGATGGACAACACGCCTCCCGCTACAAAAGAACTAACATTGTTTCTGCAGTACAAGTCCAAGGTCAAGAAATTTGTTCTCCCAGAAGGATATGAGGAGCTCTCGATTGGCCGTTTGCAGCTGGCATTTATTGAGAAGTTTTCGTGGAACACTCAGCAAAACGGAGCAGACCTGCCGGACATCTATATTCAGGATCCCATTTCGGGCGTGCGTCACGAGCTGGAGGACTTGTCGGACATTAAGGACAGGACGGTGCTCGTGCTCAACATTGAGACCCTTGACGAAGTGAAGAAGCATATCGACGAGGGTATTGGTAGCCTGAAGAAGATTGTCGAAGAGGTCAAGCAGAATGTGGATGATCATGGGGCTGCTCTGCTGAGGGTTGCGGAGCGCCAGAACGAGACCGCCAGGGACGTTGCGCggttggctgctgctcctccccctgccaTCATGTCGCCGGCTATGGATTCACCCAAGTCGGTCGCAAGTGCTGCTGGGGTGGCCGCTCGCAAGCTCAGCACATCCCAGATCACCGAGATCCAGAGCTTGCGCCGAGACCTGGCTGTTTTGCGACAGACGTACTCGAACTTTCAATCCGATATCCAAAGTTCCATGTCTGCTCTTCGCAGCAAGGCCAACAGCGTCAAGGCAACGGCCGCCAAGATTGCGGTTCCGGACATTGAAGGCGACAGCGGACGGGCATATGTCATTAACGGCCGGAAGCAGCTTAACACGGACAGCGACAGGCTTGTCAACAAGGTGGACGACTTGCAAGACTTGGTGGAGGATCTACGCAAGGACGTTGTCCACCGCGGCGTGCGCCCTCTCCCTAGACAGCTCGAGTCTGTCACCAAGGACATCACCCAGCTCACCAAGGAGCTGAACAAGATGGAGGAGTACATGAAGCAGGAGAAGCCAGTGTGGACCAAGATTTGGGAGAAGGAACTGGAGGATGTCTGCCAGGGCCGGGACGAGCTGCGGGTGATGGAGGACTTGATTGTGGATTTGAGGGACGATTTGGAAAAGGCCTCCGAGACGTTTGCGCTGGTGGAGCAGGCTACCAAGGAACAGATGAAGGATGCGGGGTTGAATGGCGgcgcggtggaggggagaCCGGTGCTGAGGCAATTCAGCAAGGGGCTGAACTCGATCAACAGCAATGCCTTTGTTGATCCTAGGGATGCGAAGGAGGgtgtgttgggggaggtgagggcgcTGCAGCCGAATCATGAGAACCGGCTGGAGGCGATTGAGCGggccgagaagctgaggcagaaggagctggagacgAGGATGCAGAACCCGCTTAAGAAGGAGCTGACGAACTttgtcgaggaggggaggctgaagaagagtgggggggtggaggaggtggagagggcgaggaaagcaaaggaggagaggattaggagggaggtgtgggaGAGGCAGAATGGGATCATTCCAGAGGATccggttggggaggaggctgcggagggggaggtcaATGGGACGGGGGCGGGTGAGGAAGGCAGTAGGGATAAggagaatggggaggtgagggatgaGCAGTTGTAA
- a CDS encoding hypothetical protein (COG:S; EggNog:ENOG503PB8X), with the protein MASLGTSVLKPPLTSSTPASSRPGTSSANSSAPELTTTITILPSKPDFPPFDPKPPMQNDFNPNLEPPPPYSIFSPRQKLVVTLLVSFAAMFSTLSSFIYYPALVPLSESFGVSLGLIQLTITSYLIMAGIAPAFMGDMADQSGRRPVYMLMFSLMISANVGISVVERWEGLLVLRMVQSAGGSGLYGGGYGVIADVAVAEERGGLVGVLLLMTDVATSLGPVVGGGLTQGLGWRWIFWFLVILTGSWFIVILIFLPETQRGLVGDGSRRVEGWVYQSFWSVFYFKKRKGKKGTEAVVVGEKMEREGEEERKFRFPNPLACLPVLADRGSLVVILITAINYAVKAALQTSLDAQATEIYGLSYLQAGLVYLPSGVGGGFGSFFAGRFVDWNYKRTVKRGGDEDFDKNSPGFPLEKTRLEGVYTLHAITVLGIIGYGLALKFRAHLAVTLLMQLLTGTSTAATFVLCGTLLTDLNMNRSATAQAASNLVRCLFAGGAVAVLQPMVEHVGPAACFGIYAGIVFLCFPLAWIVQRFGVAWRVANSNKQE; encoded by the exons ATGGCATCACTAGGCACCTCAGTCCTCAAACCACctctcacctcctccacccccgcctccAGCCGTCCCGGCACCAGCAGCGCAAACTCCTCCGCCCCAgaactcaccaccaccatcacgatcctcccctccaagcCCGACTTTCCCCCGTTTGatcccaaaccacccatgCAAAATGACTTCAACCCCAATCTtgaacccccacccccgtaTTCCATCTTTTCTCCCCGTCAAAAACTCGTAGTTACCCTCCTCGTCTCTTTCGCTGCCATGTTCTCCACGCTCTCCTCGTTCATTTACTACCCCGCTCTTGTCCCTTTGTCGGAATCGTTTGGGGTTTCGCTGGGGTTGATCCAACTGACAATTACCTCCTATCTCATCATGGCCGGCATAGCGCCGGCATTCATGGGCGACATGGCTGACCAGAGTGGACGAAGGCCGGTGTATATGCTCATGTTCAGTCTCATGATATCAGCCAACGTCGGGATCTCGGTTGTGGAaaggtgggaggggttgttggttttgagGATGGTGCAGAGTGCGGGAGGGAGTGGGCTTTACGGGGGCGGGTACGGGGTTATTGCTGATGTTGCGGTcgcggaggagaggggggggttggtgggggttttgctgttgatgacCGATGTTGCTACCAGTCTCGGGCcggtggttgggggtgggttgacccaggggttggggtggaggtggatttTCTGGTTTTTGGTTATCCTAACTGGATCGTGGTTCATTGTGATTTTGATATTCTTGCCGGAGACGCAGAGGGGGCTGGTGGGTGATGGATCAAGGAGGGTGGAAGGGTGGGTTTATCAGAGCTTTTGGAGTGTGTTTTActtcaagaagaggaaggggaagaaagGCACGGAagcggtggttgttggggagaagatggagagggagggggaagaggagaggaagtttAGGTTTCCGAATCCGCTGGCTTGTTTGCCGGTGCTGGCGGATAGGGggtcgttggtggtgattttgATTACGGCGATCAACTATGCTGTCAAGGCGGCGCTGCAGACGAGTTTGGATGCTCAGGCCACGGAAATTTATGGATTGAGTTATCTGCAGGCCGGACTGGTGTATTTACCtagtggggttggtggtgggtttgggagctTTTTTGCTG GAAGATTTGTCGACTGGAATTACAAGAGGACGGTCAAAagaggtggagatgaagattTTGACAAGAACTCTCCCGGCTTTCCTCTCGAAAAGACCAGATTAGAGGGCGTCTACACACTTCATGCCATCACTGTTTTGGGGATCATAGGATATGGTCTAGCGTTGAAGTTCAGGGCA CACCTTGCCGTGACGCTTCTTATGCAACTCTTGACCGGCACCTCAACCGCCGCAACCTTTGTG CTGTGTGGGACCCTCCTGACAGATCTCAACATGAACAGATCTGCCACCGCCCAGGCAGCCAGTAATCTGGTCAGATGTCTCTTTGCGGGCGGTGCTGTCGCCGTCTTGCAGCCGATGGTTGAACATGTTGGGCCGGCGGCATGCTTTGGCATCTACGCTGGCATTGTGTTTCTGTGTTTCCCGCTCGCTTGGATCGTGCAGAGGTTTGGGGTCGCGTGGAGGGTGGCTAATTCCAACAAGCAGGAGTAA
- a CDS encoding hypothetical protein (EggNog:ENOG503P2EP; COG:G) — protein sequence MATDVRNVEEKLDENLLAALPEGGKVVSVTPSGMSDYCNTFRIEVSMPDGSSQVFFEKEASGKEGLELMESAWTSENTTYEFIPEHVPRPVKKGSYKFRPDRHFFLAEFIEMIEDDIPRPESYMTAIAALHSRSMGKSPNGKFGFPVNTRFGNLEQDNSWTGTWEEYWTRQMKDFLQREDAAHDGEHHAELERLRPLFFEKVLPRFLRPLESDGRSVTPCLIHADLWPGNVKYQTDGETVCVYDACAMWGHNEVDLGVFRNPRYPLGKPYLKEYWKHVPISEPEEDVDSRNTLYMLRNQILLSTLYPHDHKLREIVVSNMKLLVDKVEAEEAAKSGPQTSTYQSRL from the exons ATGGCTACTGATGTGAGAAacgtggaggagaagctggatgAGAACCTTCTTGCCG CCCTCCCTGAGGGTGGCAAGGTGGTCTCTGTGACCCCGTCTGGGATGAGTGACTATTGCAACACCTTTCGGATCGAGGTCTCCATGCCGGATGGAAGCAGTCAGGTGTTTTTTGAGAAG GAAGCTTCTGGCAAAGAGGGCCTAGAACTGATGGAATCCGCCTGGACCTCCGAAAACACCACCTACGAGTTTATTCCAGAGCACGTGCCCCGCCCGGTCAAAAAGGGCTCCTACAAATTTCGTCCAGACAGGCACTTCTTCCTGGCTGAATTCATCGAGATGATCGAGGACGATATTCCCCGTCCCGAGTCCTACATGACAGCCATTGCGGCTTTGCACTCCCGCAGCATGGGCAAGTCCCCCAACGGCAAGTTTGGGTTTCCCGTCAACACCAGATTTGGCAACCTGGAGCAGGACAACAGCTGGACGGGCACTTGGGAGGAATACTGGACACGACAAATGAAGGACTTTCTCCAGCGTGAAGATGCCGCCCATGATGGGGAGCACCATGCTGAGCTAGAGAGACTACGGCCTTTGTTCTTCGAAAAGGTTCTTCCTCGGTTTCTGCGACCCTTGGAGAGCGATGGACGTTCAGTAACGCCTTGTCTTATTCACGCTGACCTCTGGCCTGGCAACGTCAAGTATCAGACTGATGGCGAGACGGTCTGTGTCTACGATGCCTGTGCCATGTGGGGGCATAACGAAGTTGATTTGGGTGTTTTTCGCAACCCACGGTACCCACTCGGCAAACCGTATCTGAAGGAGTACTGGAAGCACGTACCTATTTCGGAacccgaggaggatgttgacaGCAGGAATACCCTCTACATGCTGAGGAACCAGATTTTGCTGTCAACCTTGTATCCGCACGATCACAAGCTCCGCGAGAT CGTCGTGAGCAATATGAAGCTGCTGGTAGACAaagtcgaggccgaggaagcTGCTAAGAGTGGTCCTCAGACTTCTACTTACCAATCTCGTCTCTGA
- a CDS encoding hypothetical protein (COG:S; EggNog:ENOG503NWY3): MFASHAQTWQASSTWSTEDRDRLGVPNLPGPGDKDRLPSPSRFRGRLQSLRRASSPGARSNTPSPENSKGALGLTLLHDPSEPRVDFVFVHGLNGGSKRSWSASSDPTTFWPKEWLPSEAGFKHVRIHSFGYDSDWSKSQQSSLTIHDFGQALLADLYNAPHLKKNGNTPIVLVAHSMGGLVVKKAYLLARRDPIYAEIAGRIHSLYFLGTPHRGADSSSFVSTFIAMSLGSGSKAFVKELIPGSGTLQVSLKSASILGMPMLTTQAINDEFRHVCSDVGLWSFFEGIPTAAGPTNVVVVEKESAVMGLPGEHTQYLQADHRRLVKFDSTEDPNYNILLRCFNTTIEEIEKEYISDKFDNHRTQIKQIASTFDIAERPDGDFMRVYDRLHQGSCEWLTSHPSFLEWLECDLMDANPTVKAITAGPTKATPRFLWLNGPPGSGKSVASTHVIKYLESFNLDCAYFFFKNNEKPSLTQLLLSLALQMAESNFQVRHTFLSMIEEGEVVDCHSDHVMVWNNIFLGRIFKMAFSQPQYWVIDALDECQSRLLATLVAMLARIEPTVPLRILITSRPNGHVERLLNQERVLRSEIHTGQAASLRDIEAFVRARLSPTIIEDFHEQDQDESDLVAEIIEKSNGIFLWASLIMTRLDDAHSIEAMRNTLDQVPKEMSGMYNDILKNIIESPNAELAQCILTWVVCARKPLTTDELREAVRLDINQTLRTSDRFAQICGNMITVDNNYVQVMHQTVKEFLTGEQSDYYIPRAGSHARIAELCLTHLNGRNFNPPRTRRVPSFKNNSAGANDTAFDEYACANFSYHLAHCSPSEETLELLPLLGSFFSSNILTWIERIAKTGRLALIMRTIQNLKAYLKKQVATCSPIDSDYQLVSRFVEDLLRLSAIYGPNLVNTPSCIYSLVPLLCPTSSIIHWKFARTQFRQKVICNFNTDWDERLSSLSFATRVMSIACGDQFFAVGLGDGVVKVYRQSTFELLNTFRHGEPVRKLANGHLTGILVTAGLKTVKVWGPRQTLLWSVNMPEQPLSIEFSPDDSKIYVPLRSGEVYVYRSKGGARLDCLALTNEDGSSSSSSDSESDGEGGERYKPNNQKKTNPMLVKICPSLGIAAVAYRSSHLQVSYYDNEDGMEAFEKEGYEDGQGLPSQVLDVAFNPNVEQSLMAVAYQDGDLVTFDPWTLQQKSTHHLNAHTLAASPDGQTLAAGDSECVITLFAFDGLRQLCRIESMDERIMGIVFASNSLRFFDLRGNTCNVWEPSVLIKKNLTDDGSSDVTDDYFTSTSSNLVCTRTFEGSNEITVMAQAGDSNFVFCGREEGAITLHDITTGKVCAEFQFHARMVEIRHLEWHAQSKVLFSVDASRRCIATRITLPRLSSSSKSTSPVEKLKQELGQQSSQFEHILDFRASDHVLQALISPDGTSFLVSTQSGEEMHTISTVEGEPKQEPTVIQTTNSMGPARWLAHPTDSDRLLLFDHDMLHVFLWKTLERQSPPIGIIIHPPPELSHSHDFILSDDWLSRPGLSTIYQTIDMPTTSSKLSSVPETGFLTLDLSKISPVSPAPSVEVSLVTRKLLSPIKSILGLHKSTLYFISGRGWVCSISLKNLPSSKSYTRHFFIPSVWQTADGQGPMAKVVSKGSSVAMVYRDEVVVLSGFLEFEHKTVFGVCDDITELGGSDEEGEAAGRDGVPVITRTMS, from the exons ATGTTCGCGTCTCAT GCTCAAACCTGGCAAGCATCCTCAACATGGAGTACCGAAGACAGAGATCGCCTGGGTGTGCCCAATCTCCCCGGACCGGGAGACAAGGACCGATTACCGTCGCCAAGTAGATTTCGGGGTAGATTGCAAAGCTTGAGAAGAGCATCATCTCCAGGAGCGCGGTCCAACACACCGTCTCCAGAGAATTCGAAAGGGGCACTGGGGCTGACATTACTGCATGACCCATCGGAGCCGCGGGTTGATTTCGTATTT GTCCACGGACTGAACGGTGGCTCAAAGAGATCATGGAGCGCCTCATCAGACCCGACAACATTCTGGCCCAAAGAGTGGTTGCCATCAGAGGCGGGATTCAAGCACGTTCGCATCCACAGTTTCGGATATGACTCGGACTGGTCAAAATCACAGCAAAGCTCCCTGACCATCCACGATTTCGGACAAGCTTTATTGGCAGATTTGTACAACGCGCCACATCTTAAGAAGAATGGAAAT ACGCCTATCGTCCTGGTTGCTCATAGTATGGGTGGTCTTGTTGTTAAGAAGGCATATCTCCTAGCTAGAAGAGACCCGATTTACGCCGAAATTGCCGGCAGGATTCACAGTCTTTACTTCTTGGGAACTCCCCACAGAGGCGCTGATTCCAGTTCCTTTGTCTCAACATTTATTGCAATGTCGCTCGGCTCTGGATCCAAGGCCTTTGTCAAGGAGCTCATCCCAGGATCAGGGACATTACAGGTGAGCTTGAAGTCCGCTAGTATTCTCGGCATGCCGATGCTGACAACCCAGGCTATCAATGACGAATTTAGACATGTGTGTAGCGATGTTGGACTGTGGTCATTCTTCGAAGGTATTCCTACCGCTGCAGGGCCAACCAATGTTGTGGTGGTAGAAAAAGAGTCTGCTGTGATGG GGCTACCCGGGGAGCACACTCAGTATCTACAAGCCGACCATCGTCGTCTGGTCAAGTTTGACTCGACCGAGGACCCGAATTACAACATTCTCCTTCGTTGCTTCAACACAACAATCGAAGAGATTGAAAAGGAGT ATATCTCCGACAAGTTTGACAACCACAGGACTCAGATCAAACAAATAGCCAGCACATTTGATATTGCAGAACGTCCAGATGGCGACTTTATGCGGGTCTACGACAGACTGCACCAAGGATCCTGCGAATGGTTAACCTCCCACCCATCATTCCTTGAATGGCTGGAGTGCGACCTCATGGACGCCAATCCTACCGTCAAAGCCATCACAGCCGGTCCCACCAAAGCCACTCCTCGATTCTTGTGGCTCAATGGCCCACCGGGATCTGGAAAATCTGTGGCTTCTACACATGTTATCAAATACCTCGAATCCTTCAACCTCGACTGTGCctacttcttcttcaagaacAACGAAAAGCCCAGTCTGACCCAGCTCCTCCTATCACTGGCTCTTCAGATGGCCGAGTCCAACTTCCAGGTCCGACACACATTCCTGTCCATGAtagaggagggagaagtgGTTGATTGTCACAGCGATCATGTTATGGTGTGGAACAACATTTTCCTTGGGCGGATCTTCAAAATGGCATTTTCTCAACCACAGTACTGGGTGATTGATGCTTTGGACGAGTGTCAATCACGACTGCTGGCGACCTTGGTCGCGATGCTTGCGAGAATCGAGCCGACAGTCCCACTGAGAATCCTCATTACCAGCCGGCCCAACGGTCATGTGGAAAGGTTGCTGAATCAGGAGCGAGTGCTAAGAAGCGAGATACACACTGGCCAAGCAGCGTCATTGAGAGATATCGAGGCCTTCGTAAGGGCGAGGCTTTCGCCCACCATCATCGAAGACTTCCATGAACAAGATCAAGATGAGAGCGACCTGGTAGCGGAGATCATCGAAAAGTCAAATGGGATATTTCTATGGGCTTCCCTTATTATGACGCGTCTAGATGACGCTCACAGCATCGAAGCGATGAGAAATACCCTGGACCAAGTCCCAAAGGAGATGAGTGGAATGTACAACGACATTCTGAAGAACATTATTGAGTCTCCAAATGCGGAGCTGGCACAGTGCATTCTCACCTGGGTGGTTTGTGCTCGCAAGCCCCTGACAACCGATGAACTGAGAGAAGCAGTCAGGCTGGATATTAACCAGACGCTTAGGACGTCGGACAGATTTGCCCAGATATGTGGCAACATGATTACTGTCGACAACAACTACGTCCAAGTCATGCATCAGACAGTCAAGGAGTTTCTTACTGGCGAGCAATCGGACTACTACATACCTCGTGCCGGGTCTCACGCTCGTATAGCAGAACTTTGCCTTACCCACCTCAACGGGCGCAATTTCAACCCCCCTCGGACTCGCCGTGTGCCTTCGTTCAAAAACAACAGCGCTGGCGCCAACGACACGGCCTTCGACGAGTATGCATGTGCCAACTTCAGTTACCACCTCGCACATTGCTCGCCTTCGGAGGAGACACTGGAGTTGCTGCCACTTCTCGGATCCTTTTTCTCGTCCAACATCTTGACGTGGATTGAGCGCATTGCGAAAACGGGCCGTTTGGCACTCATCATGCGAACGATACAGAACCTGAAGGCGTACCTCAAGAAGCAGGTAGCCACCTGCTCGCCCATCGACTCTGATTACCAACTTGTTTCACGATTTGTCGAAGATCTACTGAGGCTGTCAGCCATCTACGGCCCGAATCTTGTCAACACTCCTTCATGCATCTATTCTCTCGTCCCATTGCTTTGTCCAACTTCCAGCATCATTCACTGGAAATTTGCTAGAACGCAGTTCAGGCAGAAGGTCATATGCAATTTCAATACCGACTGGGACGAGCGGCTGAGCTCTCTTTCGTTTGCCACTAGAGTCATGTCCATTGCTTGCGGTGATCAATTCTTTGCCGTCGGCCTTGGAGACGGAGTGGTCAAGGTGTATCGTCAAAGTACTTTCGAGCTTCTCAACACTTTCAGACATGGTGAGCCTGTCCGCAAACTGGCAAACGGCCACTTGACGGGTATCCTGGTTACTGCTGGCCTCAAGACGGTAAAGGTTTGGGGTCCGAGACAGACTCTGCTCTGGAGTGTCAACATGCCCGAGCAACCACTCAGTATTGAGTTCAGCCCAGACGACTCCAAGATTTATGTGCCACTGAGAAGTGGAGAGGTCTATGTATACAGGTCCAAGGGCGGCGCTCGTCTAGACTGCCTAGCACTAACCAACGAAGACGGCTCtagctcttcctcctcggaTTCGGAGTCTGATGGCGAAGGTGGAGAAAGGTACAAACCTAACAACCAGAAGAAGACTAATCCCATGTTGGTCAAGATATGCCCATCGCTGGGAATCGCTGCTGTCGCCTACCGCAGCTCACACCTTCAAGTGTCTTATTACGACAACGAAGACGGGATGGAAGCatttgagaaggaggggtaTGAAGATGGTCAAGGCCTACCGTCCCAGGTGTTGGATGTTGCATTCAATCCGAATGTTGAGCAGAGCTTGATGGCAGTTGCATACCAGGACGGAGATCTAGTCACCTTTGATCCATGGACGCTTCAGCAAAAAAGCACGCACCATCTCAATGCCCACACACTGGCGGCTTCTCCCGACGGGCAAACCTTGGCTGCTGGAGATAGCGAGTGTGTTATCACTCTCTTCGCATTCGACGGGTTGAGGCAGTTGTGTCGAATCGAATCGATGGACGAAAGAATCATGGGTATTGTCTTCGCTTCCAATAGCCTTAGGTTCTTTGACTTGAGGGGAAATACCTGCAACGTTTGGGAGCCGTCAGttctcatcaagaagaacCTAACGGATGACGGCTCGAGTGATGTCACCGACGACTACTTCACCTCGACCTCTTCCAACTTAGTCTGCACGCGAACGTTTGAGGGGAGCAACGAGATAACTGTGATGGCTCAGGCTGGAGACTCAAATTTTGTCTTTTGTGGCCGTGAAGAGGGCGCTATTACACTGCACGATATTACCACTGGAAAGGTATGCGCGGAGTTTCAATTCCATGCACGCATGGTTGAAATCCGGCATCTCGAGTGGCATGCGCAGTCGAAAGTTTTGTTCAGTGTTGATGCTTCGCGAAGATGCATTGCAACAAGGATTACTCTTCCGAGGTTatcatcttcttcaaagTCAACAAGTCCAGTGGAGAAGCTCAAACAAGAACTTGGGCAGCAAAGCTCGCAGTTCGAGCATATCCTTGACTTTCGAGCGTCGGATCATGTCTTGCAGGCTCTCATCAGTCCCGATGGGACGTCATTCCTGGTATCGACCCAGTCAGGAGAGGAGATGCACACCATTTCCACCGTTGAAGGCGAGCCAAAACAAGAGCCCACCGTTATTCAAACAACAAACTCCATGGGCCCTGCCCGATGGCTCGCCCATCCCACCGACTCTGACCGACTGCTGCTGTTTGACCACGACATGCTCCACGTATTCCTCTGGAAGACGCTTGAACGGCAGAGTCCGCCAATTGGCATAATTATTCACCCCCCACCCGAACTATCTCACAGCCATGACTTTATCCTCTCCGACGATTGGCTCTCACGACCAGGTCTTTCCACAATCTACCAAACAATTGACATGCCAACCACCTCTTCGAAACTCTCCTCGGTCCCAGAGACAGGCTTTCTGACCCTTGACCTCTCCAAGATATCTCCCGTCAGCCCAGCCCCCAGTGTTGAGGTGTCCCTCGTCACCCGCAAACTCCTCTCCCCGATCAAATCAATACTCGGCTTGCATAAATCCACTCTGTACTTCATCTCAGGTCGCGGCTGGGTCTGCTCGATCTCTCTCAAGAACTTGCCATCTTCCAAATCATACACAAGACACTTCTTCATCCCGTCTGTCTGGCAAACGGCAGATGGGCAGGGCCCAATGGCAAAGGTTGTGAGCAAAGGGTCGTCGGTTGCGATGGTGTACagggatgaggttgtggtgctgAGTGGGTTCTTGGAATTTGAGCACAAGACTGTTTTCGGGGTTTGTGATGATATCACTGAGTTGGGAGGTAgtgacgaggaaggagaggcaGCAGGAAGGGACGGTGTGCCGGTTATTACTAGGACTATGAGCTGA